In the Caenorhabditis elegans chromosome X genome, one interval contains:
- the cab-1 gene encoding Protein cab-1 (Confirmed by transcript evidence), producing the protein MRYTFSDEKKATTTTTSRAKSQARLLNSASYRRAARTTLRHSYGMGMWRAVALLACLSATHAALFTEGGAVQNGKDNKANKYVEFAHDDKINKEDLLKYYGKEVEQYKDDDSYMEYLIEYMKSHPVPAQFPNFEQEAEQEHQDELNQWLEQLMNEQELLEPANAAVKDAEQKAPLAPVHHKQVAQKPAQEPFDLDDLLRGELMLENEIAKESELKKTQEKLSEQTPSAKANVESLESAMQTATGEPQVPQKKGQNEFVSFVEQEPQPAKQTISSQTVDKRRLATSAEYSGSAPRYSSSSLLLLAVGTVMCVGLIGTVAGGTYYYKNNRRTETPDDGEYAPYAGTGPGFRKNKGNKGDETLAYKAQLHQYQQAKQKIICGEDAPGIIESDGEDGADEENNYSVYECPGLAPTGDIEVCNPNFAAQP; encoded by the exons ATGCGGTATACATTCTCAGACGAAAAGAAagcgacgacgacgacgacgtcGCGAGCCAAGTCGCAGGCCCGCCTCTTAAACTCGGCGAGCTACCGCCGAGCAGCTAGAACCACTCTTCGGCACTCATACGGGATGGGCATGTGGCGAGCCGTTGCGCTGCTCGCTTGCCTTTCTGCCACACATGCCGCACTCTTCACAG aaggaGGAGCGGTCCAAAATGGAAAAGATAACAAAGCCAACAAATATGTTGAATTTGCGCATGATGACAAGATAAATAAGGAGGACTTGTTG AAGTACTATGGAAAGGAAGTGGAACAATACAAAGATGATGACAGCTACATGGAGTACCTCATTGAGTACATGAAAAGTCATCCAGTTCCGGCCCAGTTTCCCAATTTTGAGCAAGAAGCAGAACAAGAACATCAGGATGAGCTCAACCAGTGGCTGGAGCAACTCATGAATGAGCAGGAGCTTCTAGAACCAGCCAATGCCGCTGTCAAGGATGCTGAACAGAAGGCACCTTTGGCTCCAGTGCATCACAAGCAAGTTGCTCAGAAACCTGCCCAGGAGCCATTTGACTTGGATGATTTGTTGAGAG GAGAGCTGATGCTCGAGAATGAAATCGCCAAGGAATCAGAGCTCAAGAAGACCCAGGAGAAGCTGTCCGAGCAGACACCTTCCGCCAAGGCGAACGTCGAGTCGCTCGAAAGTGCGATGCAGACTGCCACTGGTGAGCCACAGGTACCCCAGAAAAAAGGACAAAACGAGTTCGTCTCGTTTGTGGAACAAGAGCCCCAACCAGCCAAGCAGACCATCTCTTCTCAAACCGTTGACAAACGCCGTCTTGCTACCTCAGCTGAGTATTCAGGAAGTGCACCGAGATACAGTAGCAGCAGCCTTCTGCTTTTAG caGTCGGAACTGTTATGTGTGTTGGACTTATTGGTACCGTCGCCGGAGGAACCTATTACTACAA GAACAACAGACGTACCGAGACCCCAGATGATGGAGAGTACGCTCCATACGCCGGAACTGGACCAGGATTCCGTAAGAACAAG GGAAACAAGGGAGATGAGACTTTGGCCTACAAAGCCCAACTCCACCAGTACCAGCAGGCAAAACAGAAGATCATCTGCGGAGAAGATGCGCCAGGAATCATCGAGTCCGACGGAGAAGACGGTGCGGACGAAGAGAACAACTACAGTGTCTACGAGTGCCCGGGTCTTGCTCCAACTGGTGACATCGAAGTTTGCAACCCGAACTTTGCTGCTCAGCCCTAA